CTGATTCCAGCGGCCTGAACATCGACGTGGTCCCCACCGGCTCGGCTGCTCTCGAAGCAGTCAAGGCGGGAGCCGTCAAGTTGGTGGTTATTGACGAAGGCTTGTCCGACTTCGACTCTCTGGGGCTGGCCCTGGAGATCATTAAGGTTAATGCCATGGTCAACACGGCCACCGTCACCTCCCTGTCTGCCAAGGACTTCCACGACAAAAGCGAAGGTCTCGGCGTTCTCAAGGGGTTGCCCGTCAATCCCGGCAAGGATGACGGTGTAGAGCTGGCTGATATTCTAAGCAGAATGTAACTAAAACATTCCATCCCAAATAGAAAGAGGGAGTGTCATCAGGCACTTCCTCTTTCTATTTGGGATGGAACGTTGCCAACTGGTGCCAACCTCAGGTATTGTTTTCTGCAATGCAATCTCTTCAAAATACAACACCCACTGCCATCACGCGCAGGATAGGCATAGCCCTGACCATATTCATGGCTGCTCTTCTCATGTCCACAGCCCCAGGCTTCGCCGCTCCGAAGCGATCCGCTGACTGGTACATCAAACATGGTGTGAGCATTGCCAGTCCGACAAACTCTGCGCCGATTTCCTTTCTGGGGATGAACGGACAACCCAAAGGGGTTCTTATTGATGTATGGGTAAAATGGTCAGAAAAAACAGGAATTCCAGTACGATTCCGTTTTGAGAGGTGGGCCAAGACCCTTGAGCTAGTCGCCAACGGTGAATGTGATTTTCACGGAGGCCTGTTTATAAACGATGAACGGATCACATATCTCGATTTCAGCACCCCCCTGCACGAGCTTGAATCCGCCCTGATCGTGAGCAGAAAAAACGACACCGACGTACAAACCATATACAACAACTACACCATCGGCGTGTTGGACAAAGGGCACACAGAGTATTTCCTTCGTACAAACAAAAAGAATCTGAAAATCATCAAATTCCCGACAGACGGAGATGTTGCTCAGGCTCTGTTCCTTGGACAGATCCAGGCCGCAGCAGGCGATCATCCTATTCTGGGATATGAAATCGGCAAAAAGGGAAAAGGTCACGAACTCGTGGTCAAAGAGATACTCTTCAAGCATTCCCTCCACGCAGCGGTTGCCAAGGGAAACTCTACGTTACTGGCATTAATTGACGAGGGTCTGTCGAATATTACTCCCGCCGAATATAAGAATATCACCAACCACTGGTTTGTTTTCCATGCAGAAAATATCGACTGGTTTCAATACGGTTTTATCGCGGTCACCATCTTATTCATCGCTACCATGATCGCTATCTTCATCGGTCGCAGCAAGGCAGGACTGTATTCCGAAGAGTGAATGAAAGACTCACCCTTCCCGGTCCATACCTCGGTAATTGACGGCTTCTGCCAGATGTTCGACGCCGATATCGCCTCCCCCTGCCAAGTCTGCAATGGTGCGAGCTATGCGGAGAATACGAGTATAGGCACGGGCAGACAGCCCCAGTGACTCCACGGCCTGTTTGAGAAATGCGTGTTCGGATTCGCCAAGAGCACAGAATTCTTCCAGAGCTGACCCATCCAGTTCGGCGTTGAGCGAAAAATGAAGCCCCTCGTATCGTTGCACCTGAAGATCACGGGCGGCAACTATATGTGCACGCATGGTGGCCGAATCCACTTCACTTCGCGCCTTTTTCAAATCCTCATAGGGAACCGCAGGCACGTCCACATGCAGATCAATACGATCAAGAAGCGGCCCGGAAATCTTCCCGCGATATCGCTGCACAGCCAGCGGAGAACAGGTGCAGACGTGCGTATCATCTGACATATACCCGCATGGACATGGATTCATGGCAGCCACAAGCATAACGTCAGCCGGATATTTCAATGTCATGAGCGAACGCGAAATGGATACTTCGCCGTCTTCAAGCGGCTGACGCAAAACCTCAAGCACACTCTTCTTGAACTCCGGCATTTCATCGAGAAAAAGGACACCGCGATGGGCCAACGAAGTTTCACCCGGCTGCGGATACCGGCCCCCGCCAATAAGACCCACGTCTGAGATGGTATGGTGAGGCGTTCTGAATGGTCGAGTGACCATGAGCGCTCGATCCTTCTGGAGCAATCCGGCTACCGAATATATCTTGGTCACCTCCAACGCTTCTTCGAAACGTAGTGGAGGCAAAACCGTGGGAATACGCTTGGCGAGCATGGTCTTTCCCGAGCCGGGAGGACCGATGAACAGCAGGTTGTGTCCGCCTGCCGCAGCAATCTCGATGGCACGCTTGGCATGCTCCTGCCCTTTGACCTCACCAAAATCCACAAGATGCGACTGTCGCTCGTTCCACAGGGTATCGATATTCAGAACGGTCGGTTCAACAACTTCTTCATCCAGAAGCATACGCACCACCTGCCCGAGATCAGACGCACCAACGACAGGTATATCATTGACCACCGCACCTTCGCGCCCGTTAGTTTCCGGAACGATGATCCCCTTGCCTGCGTCCTGTCGTGCGGCAAGCGCAAGCGGCAGGACGCCGGGAACCGACTTCAGATCGCCGGTCAGAGAAAGCTCCCCGGCCATGAACCACCCGTCGACTTTTTCGGGACTGATGACGCCCATACCCACCAGAATACCGATGGCAAGCGGCAGGTCATAAGCACTGCCGGCCTTGCGGACATCGGCAGGGGCAAGGTTCACCGTAATTCGGGCAGGTGGAATTTTGAATCCACAATTCTTGAGCGCGGAAAAGACACGCTCCTTGGACTCCTTGACCGCGCCCTCGGCAAGACCGACCATGGTAAAACAGGGCATACCTGAGCGGGAGAAATCAACTTCGAGTTCGACTTTAAAGGCATCAATGCCCATGAGGGCGGCGCAGGAGACTTTGGCGATCATGTTTACCTCTATCTGATTGTTTCACAGACATATTCAAAGAAGCGACGCATATCAACATACCTATGTAGAATAGTTTTATTGTGCTTTATGCGAGAATTGGCTAGTGTCGGTAAATGAAAAAAGGCTTACAAATCTTCATCATAGCATGGCTATTTTCCGTATCGACTGCAGTATGGGCGCAACAAGCGGAATACACCATAAGCCTCCCTTGCCTGGAACAGCAGGGGTGCACATCTTCCGAGATAGAAGCTTTTTTCATCGAGGCATATGGCAGAATAGGCATAGTACCAACATTTTCATACATGCCCCGACTGCGGGAACTCGAAGAGGCCAACAGCGGGCACATAGACGCATGTGCCGGACGGACTGTCGCTTCGTACCTATCATACCTGGAATTGATTCCCGTCAAAACACCTGTGGCCACAGAAACCCTTGTGGCATTCACAATCAAGCCGGACATGCAGGTGTCCTCATGGGAGGACCTTACTCTCCTCAGGGTTGGGGTTGTACGAGGCGCGAACCTTCCAGTAACCATATGTAAAACAAAGGGAATTGATACATACGAAGCAAACAATCTCGAACAGTTGTTCCATTTGCTTGCCAACTCAAGGCTGGATGCAGTGGTTCATCATCTTCAGGTTGGACTGAATACAGCGGATTCACTTGGAATTTCAGTTCAAATGTCACACGTGCTTCATAAGGAGATGGTTTATCATGTCCTCAATCGCAAACATGCATCCCTCGCACCGAAGCTAGCCAAAGTCTTTATGGATATGCTTGATGAAGGAACAAGCACCCGCATCCTCGGCAAGTGGGCGGGTATGTTGCCAGACCCCATCGAATAAACGGAAACGAACTGTTCTCCTCAAGTGCTTTTCGGGGATTGAAATATCACCATAATAAAGCAGGCCATACCGGAACGGGAAAATCAACTTCGAGTGCAACGTTGAAGGCATCAACGTCCATGAGGACGCGCAGAAACCAGTGGCGAGCATTGGAATCCTAACAACCACGACAAATCGACAACACGATATAGGTTCAACCAAAAGACATCAAGCACAACTCTCGATCAGGAAGACATGAACTTCGCGGCGTCTTTTGGATACATTATTTTGACACAATCAAGCATGGATTTTGAATGATACGAGGATATAAAGACAGTGATGTTGAAGCCGTTTTGAACATATGGCTTCAAGCATCCATAAAGGCACACGATTTTGTTGATCGGTATTTTTGGGAATCCGAACAAGAGAACATGCGCAACGTATATATCCCTGCCTCTGAAAATTACGTCTATGAACTGAACGCACGAGTCATCGGCTTCTACTCACTGCATGACGATACGCTGGCCGCACTCTTTGTTTCACCCGAACATCAGGGACAGGGGATAGGCACTGCTCTTATCAAGCATGCAAAAACCAAAAGAACGCAGCTTGGTTTAAGCGTCTACAAAGAAAATCAGGCCAGCTATGGTTTTTACCTGTCTCAAGGGTTTTCCGTTGTGAGCGAACAGGTCGACCAGCATACCGGACATCCCGAGTATTCAATGAGCTTGAAAACAAAGTAGCCTTTCGACCAACCAACGCACCCATTTCGTGAAGACGTTGCGGCGCAGGGAACTGTGGCTATCATGAAAGACACCATCCATTTGCCATGTGTGTTCGCAGGGAGAAATACTATTCTCAAAAGCCGGGCGGCAACGAGCCGTGAACGCACAGTTCAATAATAATGGCCCTAAATTCCGGCAAAGAGTATTCATTATTTGAGGCTACCATGGACAAAATCAATCTTTTCCGCTTTTTTATCGCCCTGGCTATTATGCCATTTATCCTATTTTTTGAGGCTCTAGCGAGCAGTCACGAAGCACCAACTGCGTTGCCTGTTGTGATTATGACGCATATGAAACCGCCCACCCATGCCACTGGGTGCTGGCTGAATTCCATATACAAAGAAGCCTTCCAAAGACTTGGCTACTTAATGCAATACAAGCACGTTCCCGCAGCACAGGCCGCTGCCATGACGGACCATTCTGAAAGCGATGGTGAGTTGGGAAGAACTGAATACTACGGCCAATCCCACCCGAATGTGGTTCGCGTCGACGAGCCGCACCTCACAGTAAATTTCTGTGTCTATACGAGAAAAAAGCCGACGCAGAAGCTGGATTGGCAAACCCTTAAAGAAACAGATGGGATTATAGGACATGGACGCGGCATAGAAAAAATTGCTTTGGAGCTTAACTCTCTGAAGTAGATTAGCATATTTCATCGGACCGGAAATAAGCGTTGATTTCAGTATGCATGTAGAACAACTAACACAAAAAGTTCACAAGGCTGGAGTATTGGAATCCCATAGTGCACACGCCTATCTCAATGTCCGCCACAAAGAGCTTGCCATTAAACTGGCACGCACCCTCAAAGAGATGAAAACCGAAGGACTTCTGGAATTGAATGCAGTGCAATGTGGACTGGTGTACTGAGAGTGACCTCTCCCTCTCATCATTCTTACACCATGAAACAATTTGACTTCTGGCATTGAAACATCACCACGATACAACACCCCATTCCCGAGCGGGAATAATCAACTTCAAGCGTATCTTTCATGATATATATGCCCGTCAGGATGACGCATGAAACATTCGCGACCATTGATAAATGGGAGGGAAAGGACGTCCCACTGTAAGACACATAGCATAGATAAATTTGAAATAATTTAATTTTTATACAACTTCGACAGGTAGTTGTACGACAAACGTTGACCCACTCCCGACAGTGCTTTCGACGGAAATAGCCCCTTCAAGACTCTGCACGAACTCCTTAACTACAGACAGACCAAGCCCGAATCCCTTGATGCTACGAAGCGAATTATCCTCTTCGGCACGCTCATATGGCTTGAAAATGACATCTATTTTGTCCTCGGGGATTCCGCGTCCGGAATCGACAATTCGAATGACAAGAGACGGCTGTGGATCAGTGATATAGGAGCAATGTATGGCAACGAACCCATTGTCAGTATATTTGATGGCATTACCCACAAGGTTGAGACAAATCAAACGCAACCATCCCATGTGACCGACAACGTATTCCGGCACCCCATCATCAACCGTTACCGTCATGTTGAGGCCTTTCTCTTTCGCAGTCTGTCCAGTAATCTGCTCGACGGATTCAAGCGTCTCCCGAACATTGAACGAAGCTTTCTTCACTTTTTCAGCTTTATGCGAGAGCTGTGAAAAAAGCAGGACATCCTCAATAAGCATGTTCAATACAAAGGTTCTCTCCAGAGCGATACGGATGTAATCCCGAGACTCATCTTCATTCTCGGCCATTGCCAGAAGGTGAAGTGCGTTGACAACTGCAACCAGAGGGCTCTTGAGCTCATGACAGGCCATGGATAGGAACTTTTCTCTGGATTCGGAAAGTGCCACTATCCGAAGAGACGCTTCACGAATTTCTTCATTCAAACTCAGTATCTCTTTGTTTCTACGACTGACATCACGACTTCGCCTGACAGCATAGATGACGAGGCAAACGAGAATCATGGGCAAAAGCAGGACCAATTCGTCCAGATTGAACTCCTCATGACTTCGGCTGAACTGGTAGAACAGTTCAACCGCATCAATTGCCATGAGATAGCCAACTCCACACATCACCGTGAGTGCATAGAGTGCCATTTCGCCAAGATAAAGTTGCCTTTTCATGACTTTTCACTACCAAGAAACCAATGTTTTGAATAGCTACAAGGTACAACACTCACGTATCGAGCGACTCATGAGAACCGGATTATCAGCTTGTTATCGGCTATTTTTACGGTATGTTAGGTGAAGTTGAGGACTGGCCCACACCATAAAAAATAATCACGGCACAATATGACACGACATTCCAGAGCAAAAAAAATAACTCCGACTTTACTCAATGGGATACGCCTCTTTGAACTCTTCCCATAAAAGGACCCTGAATACCGACAACGGCATTCAGGGTCCTTGATTTTTCGTGTTGAAGACTGGGGCTATTCGAAGTCTTGCCCTGTTTCTCCGGCAGGAAGAGCTTCTGGCGTCGCTGTTACCAACGTTGTCTGGGAATACCCCACGGAGCCAAGCATCGGCTGCTCGCCGCAATTGAAATAGGACATCATCTCACGCAAGGAACTGCCCTGCCCGGCCAGCTCTTCGGAAGTTGACGCCATCTCTTCGGAAGCGGCAGCACTTGCCTGGGTTGCCGTTTCCACTTGAGAGACTGCACACGATATCTGTTTGACTGCGGCATCCTGCTCCTCACAGGCTGCATTGATTTCCGAAACCAGCTGCGCGGTCTTCTCAATGTCAGGAACCAATTCTTCAAGCATGGTCAACGCCTGGTCCGCCACGGAGACAGTGTTGGTTGAAAGTCCACCGATTTCACTGGCGGCTTCGCCGCTGCGCTCGGCAAGCTTGCGAACCTCGGCAGCAAC
The genomic region above belongs to uncultured Pseudodesulfovibrio sp. and contains:
- a CDS encoding transporter substrate-binding domain-containing protein, whose product is MQSLQNTTPTAITRRIGIALTIFMAALLMSTAPGFAAPKRSADWYIKHGVSIASPTNSAPISFLGMNGQPKGVLIDVWVKWSEKTGIPVRFRFERWAKTLELVANGECDFHGGLFINDERITYLDFSTPLHELESALIVSRKNDTDVQTIYNNYTIGVLDKGHTEYFLRTNKKNLKIIKFPTDGDVAQALFLGQIQAAAGDHPILGYEIGKKGKGHELVVKEILFKHSLHAAVAKGNSTLLALIDEGLSNITPAEYKNITNHWFVFHAENIDWFQYGFIAVTILFIATMIAIFIGRSKAGLYSEE
- a CDS encoding YifB family Mg chelatase-like AAA ATPase produces the protein MIAKVSCAALMGIDAFKVELEVDFSRSGMPCFTMVGLAEGAVKESKERVFSALKNCGFKIPPARITVNLAPADVRKAGSAYDLPLAIGILVGMGVISPEKVDGWFMAGELSLTGDLKSVPGVLPLALAARQDAGKGIIVPETNGREGAVVNDIPVVGASDLGQVVRMLLDEEVVEPTVLNIDTLWNERQSHLVDFGEVKGQEHAKRAIEIAAAGGHNLLFIGPPGSGKTMLAKRIPTVLPPLRFEEALEVTKIYSVAGLLQKDRALMVTRPFRTPHHTISDVGLIGGGRYPQPGETSLAHRGVLFLDEMPEFKKSVLEVLRQPLEDGEVSISRSLMTLKYPADVMLVAAMNPCPCGYMSDDTHVCTCSPLAVQRYRGKISGPLLDRIDLHVDVPAVPYEDLKKARSEVDSATMRAHIVAARDLQVQRYEGLHFSLNAELDGSALEEFCALGESEHAFLKQAVESLGLSARAYTRILRIARTIADLAGGGDIGVEHLAEAVNYRGMDREG
- a CDS encoding transporter substrate-binding domain-containing protein, whose protein sequence is MPRLRELEEANSGHIDACAGRTVASYLSYLELIPVKTPVATETLVAFTIKPDMQVSSWEDLTLLRVGVVRGANLPVTICKTKGIDTYEANNLEQLFHLLANSRLDAVVHHLQVGLNTADSLGISVQMSHVLHKEMVYHVLNRKHASLAPKLAKVFMDMLDEGTSTRILGKWAGMLPDPIE
- a CDS encoding N-acetyltransferase produces the protein MIRGYKDSDVEAVLNIWLQASIKAHDFVDRYFWESEQENMRNVYIPASENYVYELNARVIGFYSLHDDTLAALFVSPEHQGQGIGTALIKHAKTKRTQLGLSVYKENQASYGFYLSQGFSVVSEQVDQHTGHPEYSMSLKTK
- a CDS encoding HAMP domain-containing sensor histidine kinase, whose product is MKRQLYLGEMALYALTVMCGVGYLMAIDAVELFYQFSRSHEEFNLDELVLLLPMILVCLVIYAVRRSRDVSRRNKEILSLNEEIREASLRIVALSESREKFLSMACHELKSPLVAVVNALHLLAMAENEDESRDYIRIALERTFVLNMLIEDVLLFSQLSHKAEKVKKASFNVRETLESVEQITGQTAKEKGLNMTVTVDDGVPEYVVGHMGWLRLICLNLVGNAIKYTDNGFVAIHCSYITDPQPSLVIRIVDSGRGIPEDKIDVIFKPYERAEEDNSLRSIKGFGLGLSVVKEFVQSLEGAISVESTVGSGSTFVVQLPVEVV